The Papaver somniferum cultivar HN1 chromosome 3, ASM357369v1, whole genome shotgun sequence genome includes a region encoding these proteins:
- the LOC113360815 gene encoding UPF0481 protein At3g47200-like, whose amino-acid sequence MATIGDDEILVHPLLPQPKSEQLSIPIEEMIAKFDRSGEHLWRPYQELICIRRVHEKLHKTTEPSSYAPLMISIGPFHRGKENLEAMEECKLHYMSNVLNRTREVHNVESIQNVFRNCVESIGKMEENIRQSYSEIIKLERKEFIEMMVVDGLFIIGIFHALTGTKLINDKFLSHNIWGKNTLLWDLLLIENQIPIFVLERLFNLTADHKNKQKGMSFQGVALNSFKNNIELPRKINTITKLQQASPAEGNKHLLDLIAKSMHPDTHSNNEHVVQINSSPFSKCTDLVTMLKDALLQVFKHIIIFIAPTPNSSHKLSGSVIPSATELARAGVSFEMGPDDGSFLDVKFDDGVMTIPRLVVGINTGRFFRNLIAYEQYFDRNGSPYYMTSYAIFMDNLVSSAADVTLLRNQGVITHTLGTDDDVCNIFNKLCSDIYLKDDYYADIHKRVNIYYCDRWNFCKATLRKTYFDNPWAGISLVAGSLFLILSLISVILRLLEYFKPKKAA is encoded by the coding sequence ATGGCAACCATCGGTGATGACGAAATTCTAGTTCATCCTCTGCTGCCTCAACCGAAGAGTGAACAACTGTCAATACCAATTGAAGAAATGATAGCCAAGTTTGACAGAAGTGGTGAGCATCTTTGGAGACCTTATCAGGAGCTAATTTGTATTCGCAGGGTGCATGAAAAGCTTCACAAGACGACGGAGCCTAGTTCATATGCCCCTTTAATGATATCTATTGGTCCCTTTCACAGGGGAAAAGAAAACCTTGAAGCAATGGAAGAATGCAAGCTGCACTATATGAGCAACGTTCTAAACCGAACAAGAGAAGTGCATAATGTTGAATCGATACAAAATGTATTTAGGAATTGCGTTGAATCTATTGGGAAGATGGAGGAAAACATTCGCCAGTCCTACTCGGAAATCATCAAGCTCGAAAGAAAGGAATTTATAGAAATGATGGTGGTTGATGGTTTGTTCATCATCGGAATCTTCCACGCATTAACAGGAACGAAGCTGATAAACGACaaatttttgtctcataatataTGGGGCAAGAATACGCTTCTTTGGGATCTCTTGCTCATCGAAAACCAGATTCCTATATTTGTTCTCGAACGTTTATTCAACCTAACTGCAGACCATAAGAACAAGCAAAAGGGCATGTCCTTTCAAGGGGTTGCGCTGAACTCGTTCAAAAACAATATTGAGTTGCCGAGAAAAATCAATACCATTACCAAGTTGCAACAAGCATCTCCGGCGGAAGGTAATAAGCATTTACTCGATCTAATTGCTAAATCTATGCACCCTGATACTCATTCCAATAATGAGCATGTTGTTCAAATCAATTCTTCGCCCTTCTCAAAATGCACAGACCTGGTCACAATGCTTAAAGATGCACTACTGCAAGTTTTCAAGCACATCATCATATTTATCGCCCCTACACCCAACAGTTCTCATAAGTTATCAGGAAGTGTAATTCCAAGTGCAACAGAGTTGGCACGAGCAGGAGTTAGCTTCGAAATGGGCCCCGATGATGGAAGTTTCCTAGATGTTAAATTTGACGACGGAGTGATGACAATCCCTCGTCTTGTAGTCGGTATCAATACTGGTCGTTTTTTTAGGAATCTCATTGCTTATGAGCAGTACTTTGATCGAAATGGATCTCCATATTACATGACCTCATATGCCATATTCATGGATAACCTAGTTAGTTCTGCTGCAGATGTCACATTACTTCGTAATCAGGGAGTCATTACTCATACTTTGGGTACTGATGATGATGTCTGTAACATCTTCAATAAACTTTGTTCTGACATATATTTGAAGGACGACTATTATGCTGATATACATAAGAGAGTGAACATATATTACTGTGACCGCTGGAATTTCTGCAAAGCGACGTTGAGGAAAACATATTTTGACAATCCATGGGCGGGTATTTCGCTGGTTGCTGGATCTTTATTTCTAATTCTTTCTCTCATATCGGTTATACTAAGGTTGCTTGAGTACTTCAAACCTAAAAAGGCAGCCTGA